The nucleotide sequence CCGCCGGGCTGCTCGAGCGCCGCATCGATGGCCGCATTCATCGCATCGGGCTCTCGCCGGCGCCGCTGCGCGAGGCCATGGCGTGGCTCGAGGAGCACCGGCGCTTCTGGGAGCCGCGCCTCGATCGACTGGTTCAATACCTCGAATCATCCACCGCAAAGGAGGAGTCGTCATGGCATCGCAAGAACTCGGCGCGGACGTCACGCTTCGTCTCGAACGCACGATCGCGGCGCCGCCCGCGAGGATCTACGCGGCGTGGACGCAAGCGGAAGAGCTGACGCGCTGGTTCGCGCCCAGCAACGAATTCAAGACGGTGGTGACGGCGCTCGACACGCGAGTCGGCGGCCGCTACCGGATCGAAATGCATCGTCCCGACGGAAAGATCTCGATCGCGATTGGACAATTCCGTGAACTTAATCCCCCGAATCGTCTGGTCTTCACCTGGAAGTGGGAGGAGAATCCCGACATGCCGGATTCAATCGTGACCGTGACGATCTCGCCGGAAGGAAAGGGTTCGCGGCTGGTGCTCGTGCACGAAAAGCTGGCCGACGCGAAGTCGCGCGAGGGTCACAATCAGGGCTGGATCGGCTGCCTCGGCAGGCTCGAGGTCTTGTTCCAATTCGCGTGAGCGGAAGAGTGGGACGCGAGAAATCGCGGCAATCGAGGGGGATGCGATGGCTCAACAGACGATGACCGAAAAGGACATGTTCCTGCAGAACTTCGAGCGGGAGTACCAGACCACGCTCAAGGTGCTGCGCGCCTTCCCGCAGGGAAAGGGAGAGCTCAAGGCCGCGCCGAACATGAGGACCGCGCGGGAGCTCGCGTGGATGCTGGCGATCAACCAGATGGTTCCGGCCGCGGTGATCACCGGCGCGCTCGACCCATCGGCGTTTCCGCCGCCGCCGGCGACACTGGATCAGGTGATCGCGGGCTTCGAGAAGGCCCATCACGACGTCATGCCGAAGCTCAAGGCGATGACCGAGGCGGATTGGAACGCGATGATCAAGATGCCGGTCGGGCCGAAGCAGATGGCCGACATGCGCAAGGGCGACGCGCAGTGGTTCTTCTTGAGCGACACCGTGCACCATCGCGGGCAGTTCAGCGTGTACATGCGCATTGCGGGCGGCAGGCTGCCGAGCATCTACGGCCCCACCGCCGACGAGCCGTGGTGGTGATCGCGCAATAGCAGGTCGTCGCCGAACGATTCGCCGGCTCGGGTAGAATGAGCGCGATCATGAGCGCGCAATCCGGGCCGGCGAGTTCGCTTTCGGCACCACGTCTGGCGGTGGTGGGCACCGCCGGGCACATCGATCACGGCAAGACCGCGCTGGTGCGGCGGCTGACCGGCGTGGACACCGACCGGTTGCCGGAAGAGAAGCAGCGCGGCATCTCGATCGACCTCGGCTTCGCGCCGCTCGTCACTCCCGGCGGCGTGCACGTCGGCATCGTCGACGTGCCGGGACACGAGCGCTTCGTCAAGAACATGCTGGCCGGGGTCGGCGGCATCGATCTGGTGCTGCTGGTGATCGCCGCCGACGAAGGCGTGATGCCGCAGACGCGCGAGCACCTGGCGATCGTCAAGCTGCTCGGCATCTCGCGCGGCATCGTGGTGCTCACCAAGCGCGACCTGGTCGAGGCCGACTGGCTGGAGATGGTGAAGCGCGACGTGCGTGCGCTGCTCGCCGGCACCGCGCTCTCCTCGGCGCCGATGATCGAGTTCTCGGCGGTGACCGGCGCCGGCACCGCGGAGCTGCTCGCCGAGCTCGATCGCCAGCTCGGGTCGCTCGGCAATCGCGCCGCCCATGAGCCGGCGCGACTGCCGGTGGATCGCGTGTTCACCGTCGAGGGCTTCGGCACGGTGGTGACCGGCACGCTGTGGCGCGGGCGCGTCGCCACCGGCGATCTGCTGCAACTGCTGCCGGCCGATCTCGAACTGCGCGTGCGCCGCGTCCAGGTACACGGGCAGACCGTGGACGCCGCATTGGCCGGCCAGCGCACCGCGATCTCGCTCGCCGGCATCGAGCGCTCGGCGATCCAGCGCGGCGACTGGCTCGTGGCGCCGGGATCGCTACGGGCGGCGAGCATGCTCGACGTGCGGTTCGAAACCCTGAGCGATCTGCCCAGGCCGTGGCCCGGCAACAGCCGGGTGCGGTTTCATCTCGGCGCGAGCGAGATCATCGGGCGCCCGGTGTTGCTCGAAGGGAGCGAGCTCGCGCCCGGCCAAAGCGCGCTCGCGCAATTGCGACTCGAGCGGCCGACCGTGGCGGCGCGCGGCGATCGCTTCGTGATCCGCTCGTATTCGCCCTCGCGCACCGTGGGCGGCGGCGTGGTGATCGAGCCGGTGGCCGAGAAACGCCGCCGCCACGCGGCGGGGATCGAGCAGCTCGCGGTTCACGAGAGCGGTTCGCTGGAAGCACGCCTGATCGAGAAGCTCGCGACCTTTGCGAAACCCACGCCGACCGCGGTGCTGGCCCAAGCGGTGGGCGAGAGCGAGGCGAGCGTGGGGGCGGCGCTGGCCGCGCTCGCGCGCGCCGGCGAGATCGCCGCATCGGGCGAGGGGCGCTGGCTGTCGGGGGCGCGATGGGACGCCGCGCGTGAGACGATTGCCGGGACGGTGGCCAGGTACGTGGCCGATCATCCCGCGCGCTTCGGGGTGATGAAAGGCGAGCTCAAGCGCGACCTGCGCGCCACCATGGACGCCGCGCTGTTCGATGCTGCGTTCGATGCGCTGGTCGCCGAGCGCGTGCTCGAGCAGCGCGGCGAGCACGTGCGGCCGGCCGGTGCGCCCTGGTCGCCGCCCGCCGAGACGCTCGCGGCGCTCGAGCGAGTCGAAGCCGAGCTCGATGCGGCTGGCTATCTCGTGCCCGAAGCTCCGGTTTGGCAGGCGAAGCTGGGCGCGTCGGCGGCCGAAGTGGTGGCGCTCGGCACGTTTCTCGGGCGACTCACGCGCGTCAGCCAGGAACTGACCTACACCGCGAAGCAGATGGAAGCGCTGCGCGCGAAGCTGGCCGAGCACTTCGCGCGCAAGCCGTCGCTCACCGTGGCCGACTTTCGCGATCTCACCGGCGCTTCACGAAAATTCGCGGTGCCCTTGCTCGAGCATGCCGATCGCCTCGGCTGGACCATGCGCGTAGGGGATGAGCGGAAGGCAGGAGGGAGGCTGCCGGGGTGAGCGGGGGCCGAACGGCTCGATTAGCGCGAGCGCGCTTCCGAGACTCCTACTTCGCGCCCTTGTCACCTCGCCAGTTGACCATCACCGTCATCGGCGTCTCGTTCTCGCCATAGGGGACGAGGAAGAGGAACTTCTTGCCATCGGCCGACGGGCAGTAGACGTTGCGCCGCAGGCCGGGCTCGGTCTGGATCCGGAACAGCGGCTGCGGCGTGCCGGGGTTGAAGGCCGCGCCGGTCGCGACCGGCACCGACATGAATTTCGCGTCGGGGCTCAGGTAGAAGAGCTCCTTGCCGTCGCGGCTCCAGCCCGGCTCGATGCCGCCGCGCGTCGAAATCTGCCATTTGCCGGAGCTGATCGGGAACGAAGTGACGTAGATCTCGTTGATGCCCGATTCGTCGGACTGATAGGCGAGCCAGTGCCCGTCGGGAGAGAGGCGCGCGCGCGTCTCGTTGAACCTCGACCCGAGCACGATCGTGGACTTGCGATTGTCGAGATCGAGCGCAAGAACGTCGCTGAGGTTCGAGCCGAAGTTCGAATAGAGCAGGTAGCGCCCGTCGTGCGACCAGTCCAGAAGGATGCTGTTCGTGCCCCCGTCGGCCACCGTCTCCTCGGATCCCGCGCCGTTCGCGGTCTTGACCCAGATGGCCTCCTTGCCGCCGCGGACTCCGCTCCACGCGATCTTCGAACCGTCGGGCGACCAGACCGGGTTGCTGTCGTCGCCCGGATCGAACGTGAAGCGCGTCGTGGTCCCGCGAGCCGGCTCGATCACCCAGACGTCGATGTTCGAACCGTCGCCGTCGCGACGGCGGATGGCGATCTTCGTGCCGTCCGGCGACAGCGCGGGAGCGCGGTAGTCGGCGGCCGCGGCGACCTCGGAGAGCTCGCGACCGCCGCGGTCGATCCAGATCAGACGACTCAAGCTGCCACCGGTGGCGCGATAGACGAGGATGCCGTTGCCCGAAACCGTGAAGTTCGCCGCGCCGTTTCCGCCGACCGGGAGGTTCTCCGCGACGGGAAACGGCTCGCCGACGAGCTTGAGGCCGCCGACGTCGAACTTCTGGGCGAGCAGCGTGCGATCGCGCGCGAGCAGTACGTAGCCGTCGGGCGAATATTCGATCCGCGATCCCTCGATCGCGAGCTCCTTGCCCTTGATTGAGCCAAGCGTGCCGGCGAAGGTCTTCGAAAGTCCGGTGTTGCCGACACCCGAGTAGAGAAAGTGTTTGCCGTCGGGCAGGAAGGCCGGCCAGCCCACCTGCTTCACGCTGTCCCCCGGGATCGCGACTGCTTTGATGCCGCCGCCCGCGTTCACCCGGTAGATTGGATCCGCGCCCTGGCCGTCGAAGAGAATGACGTCGCTCCTGCTCCATGACCCGTCGGAGCCGGTCGGCGCGTCGCAGATCACCTGCGGCGGCCCGCCGGCCACCGCGACCTTCTTCAGCTTGCCGTCCGCGACGAAAGCGAGGTACCGGCTGTCGGGCGACCAGAACGGCGCGCGCGAGCCCTCGGTGCCGGGCAGCGGATTCGCGACGAGGGAATTGAGCGGGCGGAGCCACACCAGGGTGCGGTTGAGCGAGTCCTGCCCGATGAACGCGATGATCTTCCCGTCGGGTGAGATCCTGGGCATGAACTGCGGCGTCACCGACGGCGGGATCGGGATGGTGAAAACGAGCTGCTGCTTCGACGCGTCGCTTGTGCCGCCGAGCCCGCCGCGCCACGCGAAGAACGCGGCCGAGGCGATCGCGAGACCGGCCACCGCCCACGCGATCGGTTCGTTGCTGCGGCGCCGCCTGGGCAGCGGAGGCGTGGCGGCGCCCGGCTGCGAGCTCGACTGCGCGATCCAGCTCAGCTGCAGCTTGACGTCGTGCGCGGTCTGGATGCGCTCGTCGGGATCCTTGGCGAGACAGGAGCGAATCAGCGCGTCGAGCGCCGGCGGCGAGAGCGGCGCGGCGGTGGCGAGCGGCGGCGGCTCCGAGTGCATGATCGCGCCGATCAGGCTCGCCTGCGATTTTCCATCGAAGGCGCGGCGGCCTGACGCCATTTCGTAGAGCACGCAGCCCAGCGACCAGAGGTCGCTGCGGGCGTCGGCCTCTTTGCCCTCGAGCTGCTCGGGCGCCATGTAGAAATAGGTGCCGACCAGCGTGCCCTGCGCGGTGAGCGGCGAGACCTGCGTGGGCGACTGGCTGAGGTTGGCGACGCTCACGCCCGAGGCGCTTGGTGCTGCGACCGCGGCCCGGGCGAGCCCGAAATCCATGAGCTTCGCGCCGCTTCGCGTCAGCATGACGTTGCCCGGCTTGAAGTCGCGGTGAACGATGCCGGCGCGATGCGCGCGATCGAGCGCGTCGGCGATCTGGATGCCGAGCTTGAGCAGCTCCGGCGTGGGGAGCGGGCCGCGCTCGAGCCGCTTGGCGAGTGTTTCGCCGTCCACCAGCTCCATCACGAGGTACTCGACGTCCGCCGACCCGGCTGTGCCGGGTGCCCGCCCGACATCGTGCAGCGTGCAGATGTGCGGGTGGTTGAGGCTCGAGATCGTGCGGGCCTCGCGCTCGAAGCGCGCGAGGATCTCGGGGTCGGCCATCAGGTGCTCGGGCAGCACTTTGATCGCCACCTCGCGGCCGAGCCGCGTGTCACGGGCGCGATAGACCTCGCCCATGCCGCCGGCCCCGAGCGGCGCGACGACTTCGTACGGACCCAGACGTGCCCCGGCGGAGAGGCGCATTTCCGCAATCTAGGGGAAAGGCTGGCGGGTGGGAAGGCGGCCAGCGAGCGAGCCGGCCGCGGGAACAGCGTCAGGCTGCGGGCGGGCGACCGCATAGCATGCGCCAGAGCATGTTGCACCGGCGGGGGCGGACTCTTGCTGACCGCGCCGCCCGCGACTGATAGTCTTTCACGCATGAAATCCCGTCCGGACTTCGCCATGCGGGGAGTGTTCGTGGCCGCGATCGTTGCGCTCGGCGCGTACGTGATCTCGTGCTCCAACTCGCCGACCTCCCCAACCGGCAGTCTCGCGGCCCTTAGCGGCACGGTGTTCGATTCCGGCGGCCACGCGGTGTCCGGCGCCCGCATCGTGGTGTCGTACCCGTACCCGGATCCGACGTCTCCCGCGCTCCGCTCGAGCGCGCCGTCGCGGCTGCTGGACATTCCCAGTCCACTTCCGTCCGCGCGATCGCTGGCGGTCTTCAACAACCCGTGTTCGCTCGGCGTGATGACGTTTCACATCGGCCTTCCCGACACCGCGTT is from Candidatus Sulfotelmatobacter sp. and encodes:
- the selB gene encoding selenocysteine-specific translation elongation factor, whose amino-acid sequence is MSAQSGPASSLSAPRLAVVGTAGHIDHGKTALVRRLTGVDTDRLPEEKQRGISIDLGFAPLVTPGGVHVGIVDVPGHERFVKNMLAGVGGIDLVLLVIAADEGVMPQTREHLAIVKLLGISRGIVVLTKRDLVEADWLEMVKRDVRALLAGTALSSAPMIEFSAVTGAGTAELLAELDRQLGSLGNRAAHEPARLPVDRVFTVEGFGTVVTGTLWRGRVATGDLLQLLPADLELRVRRVQVHGQTVDAALAGQRTAISLAGIERSAIQRGDWLVAPGSLRAASMLDVRFETLSDLPRPWPGNSRVRFHLGASEIIGRPVLLEGSELAPGQSALAQLRLERPTVAARGDRFVIRSYSPSRTVGGGVVIEPVAEKRRRHAAGIEQLAVHESGSLEARLIEKLATFAKPTPTAVLAQAVGESEASVGAALAALARAGEIAASGEGRWLSGARWDAARETIAGTVARYVADHPARFGVMKGELKRDLRATMDAALFDAAFDALVAERVLEQRGEHVRPAGAPWSPPAETLAALERVEAELDAAGYLVPEAPVWQAKLGASAAEVVALGTFLGRLTRVSQELTYTAKQMEALRAKLAEHFARKPSLTVADFRDLTGASRKFAVPLLEHADRLGWTMRVGDERKAGGRLPG
- a CDS encoding protein kinase, which translates into the protein MRLSAGARLGPYEVVAPLGAGGMGEVYRARDTRLGREVAIKVLPEHLMADPEILARFEREARTISSLNHPHICTLHDVGRAPGTAGSADVEYLVMELVDGETLAKRLERGPLPTPELLKLGIQIADALDRAHRAGIVHRDFKPGNVMLTRSGAKLMDFGLARAAVAAPSASGVSVANLSQSPTQVSPLTAQGTLVGTYFYMAPEQLEGKEADARSDLWSLGCVLYEMASGRRAFDGKSQASLIGAIMHSEPPPLATAAPLSPPALDALIRSCLAKDPDERIQTAHDVKLQLSWIAQSSSQPGAATPPLPRRRRSNEPIAWAVAGLAIASAAFFAWRGGLGGTSDASKQQLVFTIPIPPSVTPQFMPRISPDGKIIAFIGQDSLNRTLVWLRPLNSLVANPLPGTEGSRAPFWSPDSRYLAFVADGKLKKVAVAGGPPQVICDAPTGSDGSWSRSDVILFDGQGADPIYRVNAGGGIKAVAIPGDSVKQVGWPAFLPDGKHFLYSGVGNTGLSKTFAGTLGSIKGKELAIEGSRIEYSPDGYVLLARDRTLLAQKFDVGGLKLVGEPFPVAENLPVGGNGAANFTVSGNGILVYRATGGSLSRLIWIDRGGRELSEVAAAADYRAPALSPDGTKIAIRRRDGDGSNIDVWVIEPARGTTTRFTFDPGDDSNPVWSPDGSKIAWSGVRGGKEAIWVKTANGAGSEETVADGGTNSILLDWSHDGRYLLYSNFGSNLSDVLALDLDNRKSTIVLGSRFNETRARLSPDGHWLAYQSDESGINEIYVTSFPISSGKWQISTRGGIEPGWSRDGKELFYLSPDAKFMSVPVATGAAFNPGTPQPLFRIQTEPGLRRNVYCPSADGKKFLFLVPYGENETPMTVMVNWRGDKGAK
- a CDS encoding SRPBCC domain-containing protein, with product MASQELGADVTLRLERTIAAPPARIYAAWTQAEELTRWFAPSNEFKTVVTALDTRVGGRYRIEMHRPDGKISIAIGQFRELNPPNRLVFTWKWEENPDMPDSIVTVTISPEGKGSRLVLVHEKLADAKSREGHNQGWIGCLGRLEVLFQFA
- a CDS encoding metalloregulator ArsR/SmtB family transcription factor, with the protein product MVNYLEAELDAIFGALAHPIRRAMLSRLSHGGATVGELAAPFQLSAPAISRHLRVLESAGLLERRIDGRIHRIGLSPAPLREAMAWLEEHRRFWEPRLDRLVQYLESSTAKEESSWHRKNSARTSRFVSNARSRRRPRGSTRRGRKRKS
- a CDS encoding DinB family protein, producing the protein MAQQTMTEKDMFLQNFEREYQTTLKVLRAFPQGKGELKAAPNMRTARELAWMLAINQMVPAAVITGALDPSAFPPPPATLDQVIAGFEKAHHDVMPKLKAMTEADWNAMIKMPVGPKQMADMRKGDAQWFFLSDTVHHRGQFSVYMRIAGGRLPSIYGPTADEPWW